A region of the Deltaproteobacteria bacterium genome:
CAACCTACTTTTGGGTTTTCGACTCTTAATGGTTGCGACTGCTTCACGACTAATAACTCCTTTGCTTAAATGCTATTCCAAGCTCTGGAGTCATTATCGAAAAATTTAGCAACGATGTTCTTACTATCTCACGCTAAGGAGCTTGGTAACTAGAAAGCATGTGTGATTTTAGTATGTTAAGATGCGGCACTTTAAGTAAGTTGTATTAACGCAGGGGCTCCGAGGGTAGTTTTTGGGGCGACGCTTTAAGGACGTGGCAGTTATAACGCCCTTAAACAGCGTTATAGCTGCAATATGGATGCAATGGCATTGGCGCCGGAGTTAAGCTTGCTCATGGTTGTTTCCAGATTCGTAAAAATGCGCCTAAGCCTTTCAACTTCACCATCTATGTTGCGCTCGATGCGAGCTATTTTTTCGTTCAAATTTTCTGTTCCACGCTTGTTCGCATCGACAGCGACGTCTATTAAGCCTTGATACTTTGTATATTGACTAATAGTGCCGTTAGTCCCAGCAACAGTATCGCCAAGCGTGTTTAGCAGTTTCTCCACTGCCTCAGGACTCTTCCCCATACCCTCCCTAAACTTTTCGCTATCAAAATCCAATGTCCCATCGCGTGCCGTCGTTACCCCCAAATCAGCAAAAATCTGAACCTCGCTATCGGCTATGCCGGAGTTTGCAGTAGCAATTGCGGACTTTAGCTCCGAAATGGCGCGCTCATCTATGGAATTTCTCGCAAGCGAGCCAAACACGTTGATAATCTCCCCCTCCTCATCAGTATCCTGCTCTACTTTACTCTCCTCTCGAGCGTATTTAATCAGCTCATTATATGCATCTATTACAGTTTGAAATTTTGCAACGGTAGCATCAACATCTTCTTGAACACTCAGCATGACGCCGCTAGCGTTAGCTTGCTTTAGTTCAAACGTCACTCCGGGAAGCAAATCACTAACAATATTGCTCGAACGCGATATGTCACCGAGCCCAGAAACATTGAACCTAGCATCACTAGCCTGCTCTAAAGTGGAGCTCTGAAAAATCCCCTCACTAGTAATCGCACTGGCAACGCTGACCTGCAATAATCCCGCCTCAGTCCCAGATTTCAAACCGCTAATTAACAATGCATATTGGGGAGCCTCTTCCGTAGAGGTATTAATTATAGAGCTACTTATACCAATATCGCTATTTTCGTTTATTTTATTAGCTAATTCGCTCAGCGTAGTAGTCTTATCAATTGCAATGCTCACAGTCTTTGCCGATTCACCACTACCTATGGCAATATCTATAGATGCCTCACCTGCTAAATTGGGAACGAGAGGCTCCTCATAGGATGAGAATCGGTCGTTAAAGGAAAACGTAGCAGCACTGGCTAAACTGGTTACGCTGACTTTCGTCGAACTCGTCAAAGCGCCACTTCCTGCAGAAATCGATACCGCCTCCGGATTTGAGCTCGTTCCGGTTTTGGATATGCCGCCTCCATTAAGCGTCATAAACCCCTTGAGCGCATCCTGCAAGGCAAGTAGCTTCGTATTAAATTCCTCCAAGGAATCAGTTTCGGATTCATTGCGCTTGACTTCGTTCTCTAACGGAATAATCGCGGTTCTTCGAGCATCGACCGTGGCCTTAATTATCGAATCCGTGTCGATCCCCGAGGCTAACCCCGCAAATGTTATTGTAGGCATAAGACTCTCCTCAGCTAAGGCGCTACCTAAGGGAAATTTCTCGCAATATTTATACCATTTACAAAAAGTAAAATATTTAACTTACTTTTTGTAAACGGTATATTCCTACTAAGGCAGCCCTATCAGAATATAGAAGGAGAATCGAAAGTTATAGCAATTGGCATTAGCGGAAAAGACAAACGCGGTTCGCAACGCGAATCCAAACGACATGTTCCTAGGCACATATTGCAGTGTAAGCAGGAAGAAATTACAGTCTAAACCTTACTATAATTTCAGCTTAGGCAATCTCCTTGACAAGTCCTATCCCACCGTTTTCGCGAAGGCTGTCGCGCATTTCGAGCACCTTCTCGGGAGGAAATTGCCGAATGATCTCGCCATTCTCGTCGACCACTTCGAACTGAAACTTCCCTTCGTCATCTTTGGTAAACCGAACCGACTTTGGAGATATCAAATCAGTAAGCTCCGAAGATAGCTCCTTAGCTTCATTAAGGGTTTGTTCGGCAGATTTATCCGTCTGACTACTTTCTCGAGGTGAGGACGATCCTTGCTCTACACTCTCTACATTGCTGTTTTCACTAGCAGAATTGGTTCCCAGCGCCACTCTAACCGCGTCCGAATCCTCCTCCACCACACCATTCGCATCGTCCCTGTGCGAGTTAAAGCGCGATGTCGCAGCCGCAACGTCGTGATCCCTCGTAATCGTAGGCGAACTTTTAACGCTGCTTACTGCGCGACCGTCTTCCACCGTGATGACGGTACTTTGAGCGTCCATTGCTCTATTTACTCCTAAAAAAGTCCAAATGAGACTGGTTATTACAGAACCAAATCTCACGGAGTTCCCATGAAGAGTAATTCGACCAGCTATTCACTAAACTTTAGGTGTTTCTTAGTTGGAAAAATTTTTGGCATCATCCCTTGCCTTGTCTAAGCGCTTAGGGGTGCCCACGTCATTAAAATATCCACTGTAAATATAATAACTTAGCCATCCTCCGCTATCTAATACCTTGGCAAAGGTATAATCTGCTAGCCCAAAAAAAATTCCCACAGGTGGCATATATGAGAAAATTGGTCTAGCGAGCACAGCGACTCCAACATACATGTAACCGCCCACTACATCACAGCCTTTCAAGTCGCCACTCAATAATCTGCTAATTCGACCCGCTCGGCAATCTATGCCTATATCCGTAAAATCACCTTCTCCCACACTAAACGGCCTTAAAACAAGCGTTGCAAGTGGATTTCTAGCGTCGCCTAAATGTTTTGCAAGAACATCCCGTAAGGGGAAATCAGCACCAAGCAGTATGTCGCTGTTAATGGTAAGCAGTTGTGCCCCACTAAAACGCGTCTCTATGTTCTTTACCGCTCCACCAGTACCCAATATAACGGGCTCATATAAGCACTCAATTTCGAGCCCCCAACGCGAGCCGTCACCCAGATGAGCCTTTAACTGCTCAGCCTCATAATGCAGATTTACAAACACCTTCCTAAAACCACATCTCGCTAACAGCTCCAAGTTCCAATCTATAATTGGCCTACCACCAACCTCAATCAGCGGCTTTGGCTTTCCAGCAGAAACACTGGCAAGGCGCTTTCCAAAACCCGCTGCCAACACCAAGGCTTCCATATTGGCTACTACATCACTCATACGCACATTTTACTTTATTTTTGTCTGCACTAAGTTTAGCAAATCTCCAAACGGGGTATCCCAGCCAACGTTCTGCACAATGGCATTTAAAGAAACGCCAATTCTACGCAAAGTCCCAGGAATCCATTGCTTGTACGAAACCAACCCGCGCTGAGTAGCGAGCTTAAAAAAACGCCCAACTACCTTTAAATCTCGCTGCAACAACACCATTCTATAGTCATTATCAAACGAGCTGCCATAAGCAGTCTTCTCACAAAAATATTTCAACAACATATCGTACCGCCTTGCGCCAAGCCCAACATCTGTATCGCGATCGTTTAACAATGCTACTAAATCGTAACATCGAGGGGCAAGCAAAGCATCCTGAAAGTCTATCACTCTAATGTTGCCGCCACTGTCGACTAGTAGATTCCACGAATGGAAATCGCGATGGCTTAAAACGTTTTCCTGAACCATGAGTTCACTGGCAATGCTCTCAAATATGCCCTCCAGTAAGGCACTAATCCATTCCTTGTCTTGCTCACCTTCCTGCAGAAAATCCTTAAATTCGTTCATCTCCTTTACATAAAGCGATTTGGTAAAACTTCTCGATAACGCAAAATGTTCTGCTGGCCGAACAACACTATGAATCTTGACTAACTCATCAACTGCACGGCGATACATAGCGTCTACACCTAAAACCTCTCCACCTGCCACATCGCCTGAAACGCTCTCCCTAAGAGCAGTCGCTAGTAATCTGTCGCCCAAATCTTCAATCAGCAAAATAGCTGGCTCATAATTGCGAAAATAGAGTTCTGGCACAGCAACCGAGTTTTCTCTTAGCAGCTCAGTAAGCCGCACATAAGCCTCATCGCAATTTAACACCTCGCCACCATCAACTTCGGCGCATTTGAGAGAATCAAACACCATCGCAACTATTGTTTGCGGCACACATTCACTCCCTTCTAGCGCAATTCTAAAATAGCGCCTCAAGGACGCATCCGGCGTAAGCGGAGAAATGCCGACTACGCGAATTCCACCTTGCCACTCGTTAACCACATTTCTTATAATATCGTCCATACTTATAACTCTAACGCCTTAAGCCCCTATGAATCAACAAGAAGACTTTTTTCTAACATCCGGCACATTATACGTCGTCTCGACCCCTATAGGAAATTTATCAGATCTGTCTCCTCGAGCAATTCAAGTCCTAACACGAGTTGATGAAATTTTAGCTGAAGACACTAGGTCTTTTTCCAGAATTGCACGAAAATTTTCCATAGCAACGCCAACAAAGAGTTTCTTTGAGCATAACGAACGAAACCGCACTAAGTCCATAATTGAGCAATTGCAGAGCGGCAAGACATTTGCTTTAGTCTCCGAAGCTGGCACTCCGCTAATTAGCGACCCGGGCTATCACTTAATTAAGCAATGCCATGACATGGGCATTCCGCTGACAAGCATTCCAGGCCCCTGTGCCGCAATAGCAGCGCTTTCTCTATCTGGCTTTGAAATTTCGCGCTTCTGCTTCGAAGGCTTTCTTCCCGTAAAATCCGGCAAGCGCATAAAAAAACTTAAAGAAATAATAGATAACGAAGTTACGACGATAACATTCGAATCGCCCTTTAGGATTCTAAAAACTGTTAAAGACATTGAGTCGATAGACCCAACGAAGGAAATATTCATCGCTCGAGAATTGACCAAGATTCACGAAGAGCTACTTCGCGGCCCAGCCTCGGAAATTCAAAAAAACCTAGCCAAGCGAGACAGCATTAAAGGCGAAATCGTCCTCATAATAAGCGCAAAATAATAGTTAGCACTGACTAACCCACTTGGCACGCAATCGCACTAGAACGAACCACTAAGCAACACTTTCTAAAAAAGTCTTGCGTTTTTTAGCTCGCGCCGCAATTCCGGAGCAGGGCGTAAAGCGCTCTCCGTGTTCTCTTTCTAAGTTTGTTAGCTTTTCCAGTATTACTTTGGCACCAACAGTATTGGCGTAATGCAAAATGCCACCCCTAAAGGGCGCAAAACCAAGACCCATCACTGTAGCTAAATCAATTTGTCCCGCTGCCTCGGGGCCAGCAAGACCAGCAACTTCCTCGTCGAGACACATTACCGCCTCATTTAACAGCCTAAGAATAAGTCTATCCGTAAGAGCGGCCCTCTTCTGCCTGTCGATAGCTACAGGTGCTGACACCTCAAGAACGCCTCTAACCGAGTTATCTAATACGGCTTTATTGCCATCTTCATACAAATAAAATCCCTTACCGCCCTTCTTCCCCTTGCGCCCTGCAGCAAGTAGCTTCGCAACGTAATGTGGGCCCGACATGCGCGAACCATAACTGTCCTCGATAATGCCAGACACTTCGGCTGCAACATCTAAACCTATCTCGTCTAGTAAACGAAACGGACCCATCGGCATACCAAATGAAGTTGCGAGTTCGTCTATTTCGGCTATACCAAAACCTTCCTTCAACAAGAAGGCTGCCTCAACTAGATAGGGTGTTAAAATGCGATTAACCAAGAATCCAGGAACCTCACTCACGATGACAGGATACTTGCCCATAGAAACTGCGAGCGCCGACGTAAATGCTAT
Encoded here:
- a CDS encoding flagellar protein FlaG gives rise to the protein MDAQSTVITVEDGRAVSSVKSSPTITRDHDVAAATSRFNSHRDDANGVVEEDSDAVRVALGTNSASENSNVESVEQGSSSPRESSQTDKSAEQTLNEAKELSSELTDLISPKSVRFTKDDEGKFQFEVVDENGEIIRQFPPEKVLEMRDSLRENGGIGLVKEIA
- a CDS encoding NTP transferase domain-containing protein → MSDVVANMEALVLAAGFGKRLASVSAGKPKPLIEVGGRPIIDWNLELLARCGFRKVFVNLHYEAEQLKAHLGDGSRWGLEIECLYEPVILGTGGAVKNIETRFSGAQLLTINSDILLGADFPLRDVLAKHLGDARNPLATLVLRPFSVGEGDFTDIGIDCRAGRISRLLSGDLKGCDVVGGYMYVGVAVLARPIFSYMPPVGIFFGLADYTFAKVLDSGGWLSYYIYSGYFNDVGTPKRLDKARDDAKNFSN
- a CDS encoding phosphotransferase, with protein sequence MDDIIRNVVNEWQGGIRVVGISPLTPDASLRRYFRIALEGSECVPQTIVAMVFDSLKCAEVDGGEVLNCDEAYVRLTELLRENSVAVPELYFRNYEPAILLIEDLGDRLLATALRESVSGDVAGGEVLGVDAMYRRAVDELVKIHSVVRPAEHFALSRSFTKSLYVKEMNEFKDFLQEGEQDKEWISALLEGIFESIASELMVQENVLSHRDFHSWNLLVDSGGNIRVIDFQDALLAPRCYDLVALLNDRDTDVGLGARRYDMLLKYFCEKTAYGSSFDNDYRMVLLQRDLKVVGRFFKLATQRGLVSYKQWIPGTLRRIGVSLNAIVQNVGWDTPFGDLLNLVQTKIK
- the fliD gene encoding flagellar filament capping protein FliD, with amino-acid sequence MPTITFAGLASGIDTDSIIKATVDARRTAIIPLENEVKRNESETDSLEEFNTKLLALQDALKGFMTLNGGGISKTGTSSNPEAVSISAGSGALTSSTKVSVTSLASAATFSFNDRFSSYEEPLVPNLAGEASIDIAIGSGESAKTVSIAIDKTTTLSELANKINENSDIGISSSIINTSTEEAPQYALLISGLKSGTEAGLLQVSVASAITSEGIFQSSTLEQASDARFNVSGLGDISRSSNIVSDLLPGVTFELKQANASGVMLSVQEDVDATVAKFQTVIDAYNELIKYAREESKVEQDTDEEGEIINVFGSLARNSIDERAISELKSAIATANSGIADSEVQIFADLGVTTARDGTLDFDSEKFREGMGKSPEAVEKLLNTLGDTVAGTNGTISQYTKYQGLIDVAVDANKRGTENLNEKIARIERNIDGEVERLRRIFTNLETTMSKLNSGANAIASILQL
- the rsmI gene encoding 16S rRNA (cytidine(1402)-2'-O)-methyltransferase encodes the protein MNQQEDFFLTSGTLYVVSTPIGNLSDLSPRAIQVLTRVDEILAEDTRSFSRIARKFSIATPTKSFFEHNERNRTKSIIEQLQSGKTFALVSEAGTPLISDPGYHLIKQCHDMGIPLTSIPGPCAAIAALSLSGFEISRFCFEGFLPVKSGKRIKKLKEIIDNEVTTITFESPFRILKTVKDIESIDPTKEIFIARELTKIHEELLRGPASEIQKNLAKRDSIKGEIVLIISAK